In Chloroflexota bacterium, the genomic stretch GATGTCAGTAGTGTTGCGGGTGGAAGTTTCAAAAGTGCGAATGCCGCGCTCACACAAAACGACGCGCCGGTTACCTTTAGAAAGCACATATTCCGCTGCCATGAGTAGTTCTTCCACGGTGGAGGATAAGCCGCGTTTGATCAATACGGAACATTCACACTGGCCAACGGCTTTAAGCAATGAGTAATTCTGCATATTACGCGCCCCGATCTGGAGCATGTCAGCATATTTAGCTACCAGGGGAATTTGTTCGGGAGTCATCACTTCGGTGACGATGGGCAGGCCGGTTTGTTCACGCGCTTCGGCAAGCAGTTCGAGACCTTCTTCGCCCATCCCCTGGAAGGAGTAGGGTGATGTGCGCGGTTTGAAGGCGCCCCCGCGCAAGGCGTGCGCCCCGGCTTCTTTAACGGCATGGGCGGCTTCTAAAATTTGCGTGCGGCTCTCTACCGAGCACGGCCCGGCAATGATAACAACATGCCCTGGATCAATTGAAATACCGTTGAGCGGGAAAGCTGAATCTTGCAGGCTGAATTCGCGCGAGGCCAACTTGAAGGGCCGCGAGATAGGCACAACCCGGTCGACGCCATCCATGAGGATGAATTGATCGCGATTGACCGGGCGACCATCCCCGACTGCGCCGATGACGGTGTGCTCTTCGCCGTAAATGGGGTGGGCAGCCAGACCCTGTGATTCGATACGGGCGATAACGGCCTGGGTTTCTACTTTGCTGGCTCCCGGACGCATGATAATTAGCATTATTTCTCTCCTAATTTTTGGCAGACTATCTTTTTTATGATGAAACCAGGAACGCAGAAAATTATTTCGTGGCTTCCTGATTTCATCATAAGTTTTTCCTACCCAGAAATATCCGGGCGGAGTTGGGCGGCCTCACGCAGGTAGATATGGCGAATCTCGTTCTGCGGCAGGCCGGTATTCCAATGGATCAGCACACGCACGCAGCGCGGCAGACTCCCAGGGACAAGGATCTCTTGAGCGCACATCAGGGGGACATCTGTCCAACCAAGCTGGCGCGCGGCTTTGGCGGGAAAAACGGAACGGAGATCGGCTGTGAGGGTGAACCAAACACTGGCGAGGTCGCTCACGCGCAGGGCCGGGTTTGATACTCCGATCTTTTCAAGCAGTTCTTGTGTTGCGGCAAGAATCGCTTCGGGATGATCCTCATCCACAGTTATCGCGCCGCGTATTCCTCGTACAGGCATACTTTCCTCCAGAAAGCAAAAACGCGAGGCCGTTGGCCTCGCGTCTCAGATCGTTGTGCTTATCTTTATCCGCTTAAGCGCCACCAACGGCAACCGTAGGGGTGTTACCGTAATAAAAATAAAAAGCGAAGAAGCGGATGGTTTTGTGGTTCATATAGGGCGGGATTGTACTGGAGAGTGTGCGATGAGTCAAGCAATCTGCGCGGCTTTTCTTGTGTCAGCATTCAAGATGCGGTATATTTGGCAATCACTTGAAAGGCAGCTTATATGACATCACAGATTCTCAAAAAAAACGCAACCGAAGAAGCTCCGTTCGAAACTGAAAATGTTCTCACAATTGTTGGCGGACACTTTGTTCATGACACGTATTCGGCATTTTTGCCAATGCTGTTGGTTGAATTACAGGAAAAGCTTTCACTCTCACTGACGATGGTCGGTTTTTTGACCATGCTCTCACAACTTCCCGCGCTTATAAACCCTTTTATCGGCTATCTGGCAGACAAGATCAGCGTCCGTTATTTTATTATTTTTGCCCCGGCAGTCACTGCGACGGTGATTAGTCTTTTGGGAAATGCACCTAACCAGACAGCGATTATTTTGCTACTGGTCATGATGGGGA encodes the following:
- the aroF gene encoding 3-deoxy-7-phosphoheptulonate synthase, with the protein product MLIIMRPGASKVETQAVIARIESQGLAAHPIYGEEHTVIGAVGDGRPVNRDQFILMDGVDRVVPISRPFKLASREFSLQDSAFPLNGISIDPGHVVIIAGPCSVESRTQILEAAHAVKEAGAHALRGGAFKPRTSPYSFQGMGEEGLELLAEAREQTGLPIVTEVMTPEQIPLVAKYADMLQIGARNMQNYSLLKAVGQCECSVLIKRGLSSTVEELLMAAEYVLSKGNRRVVLCERGIRTFETSTRNTTDINAIPVLKAQTHLPVVLDPSHGTGHWEYVTAIARAGIAAGADGLIVEVHPDPDNALSDGGQSLKPERFAEMVLQVKAIAEAVGKKLAPTQ
- the aroH gene encoding chorismate mutase — translated: MPVRGIRGAITVDEDHPEAILAATQELLEKIGVSNPALRVSDLASVWFTLTADLRSVFPAKAARQLGWTDVPLMCAQEILVPGSLPRCVRVLIHWNTGLPQNEIRHIYLREAAQLRPDISG